One window of Jannaschia sp. CCS1 genomic DNA carries:
- a CDS encoding NUDIX domain-containing protein, translating into MAPIFLFGTLCHQPLLDLVAGMSVRMEPAHLPGYRAAWVKDASWPMLEVCADQHAQGALIDPDPDALARLDFYEACFGYARAGVTVIRDGAEVAAEAWFPSTQAGVPGADWSLPDWARRYGAAQLHAATEVMRQMGQQAPEEVGRRFPIIRARAESVVRAGQWQRPGHVGAGMTRADVVDHGTHHIHDGFFNTLDVRVSHRRFDGGLQGPLDRSAYRVVDAVTVLPYDPVRDRILLIEQFRVGPYANGDAAPWLLEAIAGILDAGETAEATARREAQEEANLTLDELHFVARYYPTPGGVAQVLFSYLATADLPDEVAGQGGHVSEGEDILSHLVTYDLACQMLHDGDMATAPLILSMQYLMLHRDRLRAAAGLG; encoded by the coding sequence ATGGCCCCAATCTTTCTGTTTGGCACCCTGTGTCACCAGCCCCTGTTGGATCTTGTGGCAGGTATGTCCGTCCGGATGGAGCCTGCGCATTTGCCGGGCTACCGCGCGGCTTGGGTCAAGGACGCGTCCTGGCCCATGCTGGAGGTGTGTGCGGATCAACATGCGCAGGGTGCTCTCATCGACCCGGACCCGGACGCTTTGGCGCGGCTCGACTTTTATGAGGCCTGTTTCGGCTACGCCCGCGCGGGCGTGACTGTGATCCGCGATGGGGCGGAGGTTGCGGCGGAGGCGTGGTTCCCGTCGACGCAGGCCGGGGTTCCGGGCGCGGATTGGTCGCTACCTGACTGGGCGCGCCGGTATGGCGCGGCGCAGCTGCACGCCGCCACGGAAGTCATGCGCCAGATGGGGCAACAAGCGCCGGAGGAGGTCGGCCGCAGATTTCCCATCATCCGCGCGCGGGCGGAATCGGTCGTGCGGGCCGGCCAGTGGCAGCGACCGGGCCATGTGGGGGCGGGGATGACGCGCGCAGATGTCGTGGATCACGGCACGCACCACATTCACGACGGATTTTTCAACACACTTGATGTGCGGGTCAGCCACAGGCGGTTTGATGGCGGTTTGCAGGGCCCCCTTGACCGATCCGCGTACCGGGTGGTCGATGCCGTCACCGTGCTGCCCTATGATCCGGTACGGGACCGGATCCTGTTGATTGAGCAGTTTCGGGTGGGTCCCTATGCCAATGGCGATGCCGCGCCGTGGCTGCTTGAGGCTATCGCAGGCATTCTGGATGCCGGGGAAACGGCGGAGGCGACGGCCCGACGTGAAGCGCAGGAGGAGGCGAACCTGACCTTGGACGAGCTGCACTTCGTTGCGCGTTACTATCCGACACCGGGCGGTGTGGCGCAGGTCCTCTTCTCTTATCTGGCGACGGCGGATTTGCCTGATGAGGTCGCGGGCCAGGGCGGCCACGTGAGCGAGGGGGAGGATATTCTCAGCCACCTTGTGACCTATGATCTCGCCTGCCAGATGCTGCACGACGGCGATATGGCGACCGCGCCTTTGATCCTGTCGATGCAATATCTGATGCTGCATCGTGATCGGTTGCGCGCCGCTGCCGGGTTGGGTTGA
- a CDS encoding TrgA family protein, which translates to MPTGAKLVGAILFFGIGWVAAMQAKLTFEEGTAATYFNITIAMIGFFNGWMLVGKRAGEGIAFGAANGVRASAQIAVLGLIIFALRTMFLRSANLRYSSIGEATTEAMDLLVQYSLQAMTVPIWTVLIVGGFVGGILTELAAKVWR; encoded by the coding sequence ATGCCCACGGGCGCAAAACTGGTCGGGGCGATCCTATTCTTTGGGATCGGCTGGGTGGCCGCGATGCAGGCGAAGCTGACCTTTGAAGAAGGGACGGCGGCCACATATTTCAACATCACCATTGCGATGATCGGCTTTTTCAACGGCTGGATGCTGGTCGGCAAGCGCGCGGGCGAGGGGATCGCCTTCGGGGCGGCAAATGGCGTGCGGGCCTCGGCGCAGATCGCGGTTTTGGGCCTGATTATCTTTGCCCTGCGCACGATGTTCCTGCGCTCCGCCAACCTGCGCTACAGCTCCATCGGGGAAGCGACGACGGAGGCGATGGATCTTCTAGTGCAATATTCGCTTCAGGCGATGACCGTGCCGATCTGGACCGTCCTGATCGTGGGCGGTTTTGTGGGCGGAATACTGACAGAGCTTGCCGCGAAAGTCTGGCGGTAG
- a CDS encoding cysteine synthase A — protein MTIHSDLASAIGNTPLIRLRAASEATGCEILGKAEFLNPGQSVKDRAALFIIRDAVARGDLRPGGTIVEGTAGNTGIGLALVGASLGFKTVIVIPDTQSQEKKDMIRIAGAELIEVPAVPYSNPNNYVKYSGRLAERLAQSDPNGAIWANQFDNVANRQAHIDMTGPEIWEQTEGRVNGFTCAVGSGGTLAGVGMALQPKGVKVALSDPEGSGLYKLYTGQEAGGNSITEGIGQGRITANLEGFTPDACYKIPDAEALPIVYDILADEGLCLGGSSGINVAGAIRMAREMGPGHTIVTILCDYGTRYQSKLFNPDFLREKGLPVPQWMDAKGRDVPQVFAE, from the coding sequence ATGACGATCCACTCCGACCTCGCCTCTGCCATCGGGAACACGCCCCTCATTCGCCTGCGTGCGGCGTCGGAGGCGACGGGATGCGAGATCCTGGGCAAGGCCGAATTCCTCAACCCCGGCCAATCGGTGAAGGACCGCGCCGCGCTCTTCATCATCCGTGATGCGGTCGCGCGCGGGGATCTGCGCCCCGGCGGCACCATCGTGGAGGGCACGGCGGGCAACACCGGTATCGGTCTTGCGCTGGTGGGGGCCTCTCTGGGGTTCAAGACGGTGATCGTCATCCCCGACACGCAATCCCAGGAAAAGAAGGACATGATCCGCATCGCGGGCGCGGAGTTGATCGAAGTGCCTGCGGTTCCCTATTCGAACCCCAACAACTACGTGAAATACTCTGGCCGCTTGGCCGAACGTCTGGCGCAATCCGATCCCAACGGTGCGATCTGGGCCAACCAGTTCGACAATGTCGCCAACCGTCAGGCCCATATCGACATGACGGGGCCCGAGATCTGGGAGCAGACGGAGGGCCGCGTGAACGGGTTCACCTGTGCCGTGGGCTCTGGCGGAACGTTGGCGGGCGTCGGCATGGCCTTGCAGCCCAAGGGTGTAAAGGTGGCGCTGTCTGATCCCGAAGGGTCCGGCCTCTACAAGTTATATACCGGGCAGGAGGCGGGCGGGAATTCCATCACTGAAGGGATAGGGCAGGGCCGCATCACCGCTAATCTTGAAGGGTTCACGCCCGATGCCTGCTATAAGATCCCCGACGCAGAGGCCCTGCCTATCGTCTACGATATCCTCGCCGACGAGGGGCTCTGTCTGGGGGGGTCCTCCGGGATCAACGTGGCGGGCGCGATCCGCATGGCGCGTGAGATGGGGCCGGGCCATACCATCGTGACGATCCTGTGTGACTACGGGACGCGGTATCAATCCAAGCTGTTTAACCCCGACTTCCTGCGCGAAAAGGGCCTGCCCGTGCCGCAATGGATGGACGCAAAGGGGCGCGACGTCCCGCAGGTCTTCGCGGAATGA